One genomic region from Sphingobacterium sp. UGAL515B_05 encodes:
- a CDS encoding phosphatase PAP2 family protein, which translates to MKRLAFIFICWINCLYGPVLGQEKPASTLDIRILESIAETRTAPQTQSFKVLSDINNYVQIAVPVGLLVAGAVNDDKAMRQNALYVASSTAVTALVNVGLKHIFKRSRPFKKYPNFISVRTAGGYSFPSGHTSSAFATASALSRAYGKWYVVAPSLLWASSVGYSRMYLGVHFPSDVLAGAVLGTGAAFALDGLKK; encoded by the coding sequence ATGAAAAGATTAGCTTTTATTTTTATTTGTTGGATTAACTGTCTATATGGTCCTGTTCTAGGGCAGGAAAAGCCAGCGTCTACGTTAGATATCCGTATATTGGAGTCCATAGCCGAGACTCGGACAGCGCCACAAACACAATCATTTAAAGTGCTTTCTGATATCAATAACTATGTTCAGATAGCCGTTCCGGTTGGTTTACTGGTTGCAGGTGCAGTCAACGATGATAAGGCAATGCGTCAGAATGCCTTGTATGTTGCTAGCAGTACGGCTGTAACAGCGCTCGTGAATGTTGGGTTAAAACATATTTTTAAGCGCAGCAGGCCATTTAAAAAATATCCTAATTTCATATCGGTTCGTACGGCCGGTGGTTATTCCTTTCCCTCTGGTCATACGTCATCTGCTTTTGCTACTGCTTCTGCTTTGTCTCGGGCTTACGGAAAGTGGTACGTCGTCGCGCCATCGCTTTTATGGGCGAGTAGCGTGGGGTATTCAAGGATGTATCTGGGCGTACATTTTCCCTCCGATGTGTTAGCAGGTGCTGTATTGGGAACAGGAGCGGCCTTTGCTTTAGATGGATTAAAGAAATAA
- a CDS encoding Gfo/Idh/MocA family oxidoreductase: MMEQVIKILVVGCGNMGASHAKAYHDLDGFQIVGLVARGESKSKLNEQLGGNYKLFESYEDALQETKPDAVCIATYPDTHKAYAIKAFQAGAHVFIEKPLAEDVISAQEVVDAAVKYDKKLVVGYILRYHPSWIKFIEIAKTMGKPLVMRMNLNQQSHGYMWDVHKNLMASLSPIVDCGVHYIDVMCQMVGAKPLYVSAIGARLSDEIPAWNYNYGQLQLHFEDGSVGWYEAGWGPMVSQNAFFVKDVFGPKGAVSIVANKASDEGKSDSVASHTQTESLRVHYADLDSANEFKKVDEWVNLSDEPDHQELCNREQLFFQQAIVDNLDLSDSMEDAVNSLRIALACDEAVKTKQMIKL, translated from the coding sequence ATGATGGAACAGGTTATTAAAATATTGGTTGTTGGATGTGGAAATATGGGCGCATCTCATGCGAAGGCATATCACGATTTAGATGGCTTTCAAATTGTGGGGCTAGTAGCTCGTGGGGAGAGCAAAAGTAAACTGAATGAACAATTGGGAGGTAACTATAAATTGTTTGAATCTTATGAGGATGCACTTCAGGAAACGAAACCGGATGCCGTTTGTATAGCGACCTATCCGGATACTCACAAAGCGTATGCTATAAAAGCCTTTCAGGCCGGTGCTCATGTTTTTATTGAAAAGCCTTTAGCTGAAGATGTGATTTCCGCGCAGGAGGTCGTCGATGCAGCTGTGAAATATGATAAAAAATTGGTTGTTGGATATATTTTGAGATATCATCCCTCCTGGATCAAATTTATTGAAATAGCTAAAACGATGGGAAAGCCACTTGTTATGCGTATGAACCTGAATCAACAGAGCCATGGGTATATGTGGGATGTGCATAAAAATCTAATGGCTAGTTTAAGTCCCATTGTTGACTGTGGAGTTCATTATATTGATGTCATGTGTCAAATGGTAGGTGCAAAACCACTGTATGTATCTGCAATCGGCGCGCGGTTAAGCGATGAGATTCCTGCATGGAACTACAACTACGGACAATTGCAGCTGCATTTTGAAGATGGGTCCGTAGGGTGGTATGAAGCCGGATGGGGACCAATGGTTAGTCAGAACGCTTTTTTTGTAAAGGATGTTTTTGGGCCTAAAGGTGCAGTTTCCATTGTCGCAAATAAAGCGAGCGACGAAGGTAAATCGGATTCGGTAGCATCCCATACACAAACAGAAAGCCTTCGCGTACATTACGCCGATTTAGATTCGGCAAATGAATTTAAGAAGGTCGATGAGTGGGTCAACTTATCGGATGAGCCCGATCATCAGGAATTATGTAACCGGGAGCAGTTATTCTTTCAGCAGGCGATTGTAGATAATTTGGACCTCTCTGATTCGATGGAAGATGCTGTTAATAGTCTACGAATTGCTTTGGCATGTGACGAAGCGGTGAAAACTAAGCAGATGATAAAATTGTAG
- a CDS encoding 7-carboxy-7-deazaguanine synthase QueE — MSNQVPEDGTLLPLMEEFYTIQGEGYHTGTAAYFIRLGGCDVGCHWCDVKESWDASIHPLTTADSIIENAKKYPAKTVVITGGEPLIYNLDYLTKGLHEAGIKTFIETSGAYPLSGEWDWICLSPKKFKAPRKDVLEAAGELKVIVFNKSDFAWGEEYAQLVGPNCRLYLQPEWSKSKEMTPAIIDYVKENPKWDISLQTHKFLNIP; from the coding sequence ATGTCAAATCAAGTACCAGAAGACGGAACACTATTACCCTTAATGGAAGAATTTTACACCATTCAGGGAGAAGGCTACCACACCGGGACTGCTGCTTATTTCATACGATTGGGTGGTTGCGATGTAGGCTGCCACTGGTGCGATGTGAAGGAAAGTTGGGATGCATCTATCCACCCCCTTACAACCGCAGATTCGATTATCGAAAATGCAAAGAAATATCCGGCAAAAACAGTTGTCATTACAGGTGGCGAGCCACTTATTTATAATTTGGATTACCTAACAAAAGGACTTCATGAGGCGGGTATTAAAACGTTTATTGAAACCTCCGGTGCCTATCCTTTGAGTGGCGAGTGGGACTGGATATGTTTATCTCCCAAAAAATTCAAAGCTCCACGCAAAGATGTGTTAGAAGCTGCTGGTGAACTTAAAGTTATCGTTTTCAATAAAAGCGATTTCGCCTGGGGAGAAGAATATGCACAACTAGTAGGACCAAACTGTAGATTATACCTTCAACCTGAATGGTCGAAATCTAAAGAGATGACACCTGCTATTATTGACTATGTAAAAGAAAACCCTAAATGGGATATTTCACTACAAACACATAAGTTCTTGAACATTCCTTAA